Genomic DNA from Comamonas resistens:
TTGGTGACCATGAAGTAAGGCACGGTCTCGGCAGCGCCGCTGGCCACCTTGGCCACGGTGGCATTGATGCCGGCCGCATGGTCCTTGGGGGCAATCACCGCATGCACGCCAGCACCATCGGCCACGCGCAGGCAGGCACCCAGGTTGTGGGGATCTGTCACACCGTCCAGCACCAGCAGCAACGGCGCCTTGACGCCCTCGGCTTCCAGATCATCCAGCAATTCGTCCAGCGTGCGCGTGTCCTTGACTTCCTCGACCCGCGCGGCCACGCCCTGATGGCCGTGAGAACCGGCAAGCTTGGCAATGCGCATGGCATCGGCCTCGATCAGGCGCACCCCTGCTTCCTTGGCGCGCTCCAGAAACTGGCGCATGCGCGCATCGCGGCGCGAAGCTTCGAAATAGACTTCGATGATGGACTGGGGGGCGGTTTTCAGACGCACGCCGACGGCGTGAAAGCCGAAAAGAACTTTGGGGGACGACATGGGGCGACATTATCCCGGCCTTTTGCCTTGCCTTGCTGTACCTGGGGCCATGTCTGGGCCCACGGCTGTGTTTTTGCCAAGCCGCTAAACTGCCGGCTCTTCGGGTGGAGCCATCGGGCCAGAGCTAGATCAGCTTTGGCGCCTGTCAGCACAGGCCTTCCCAGATGCAGCAGAGCCGCTTGCGATCAGCGGCTCTGATCGCCCGACATTGCCGGCGCAAATTTGCCTGTCTGCCCCCGCAATTGACGCAGTGCCCGGCCCATCTCGCCAGGCA
This window encodes:
- the rlmB gene encoding 23S rRNA (guanosine(2251)-2'-O)-methyltransferase RlmB, translating into MSSPKVLFGFHAVGVRLKTAPQSIIEVYFEASRRDARMRQFLERAKEAGVRLIEADAMRIAKLAGSHGHQGVAARVEEVKDTRTLDELLDDLEAEGVKAPLLLVLDGVTDPHNLGACLRVADGAGVHAVIAPKDHAAGINATVAKVASGAAETVPYFMVTNLARTLKELQERNIWVIGTSGDADKHLYQMDLTGPTALVLGAEGDGMRQLTRKTCDELVSIPMQGAVESLNVSVASGVCLYEALRQRLAAKA